A genomic segment from Ptychodera flava strain L36383 chromosome 8, AS_Pfla_20210202, whole genome shotgun sequence encodes:
- the LOC139138289 gene encoding uncharacterized protein isoform X1, producing the protein MRTELTSIVFVLSISVTICQADKRYEVNPDCQTWRGASSMCGKRGGRLASIPDDVTHSQLVSLITERGFGHIDFWFDAHDISAEGDWSLFDGTRMSYHNWAEGEPNNYGDGRCGGNQDCAKLWSKRDNFLWDDESCCQENGYICEYTDEGMNSTSMPPTVTSLEVSKSVSQEGKTTFSKQQTSSSTLSGNRRTGKPEAAKNTQPESNLETSFIERAVVLLLALSVINFIVLVVVVMVVYQFVWKKVNRCIISEPRYQDLVNQHSMSEIKLTRIRNDIRESSAEDRWS; encoded by the exons CCGACAAGCGATATGAGGTAAACCCTGACTGCCAGACATGGCGCGGCGCTAGCTCGATGTGCGGGAAGAGAGGTGGCAGGTTAGCGTCCATACCAGATGACGTCACACACTCCCAGTTGGTCTCGTTAATAACCGAACGAGGCTTCGGCCACATCGATTTTTGGTTCGATGCCCATGATATCTCAGCGGAGGGTGATTGGTCGTTGTTCGACGGGACACGAATGTCGTATCACAATTGGGCGGAAGGGGAACCGAACAATTACGGTGACGGAAGATGTGGCGGTAACCAGGACTGTGCAAAACTCTG GTCTAAAAGAGATAATTTTCTGTGGGACGACGAGAGCTGCTGCCAAGAGAACGGATACATTTGCGAATACACAG ATGAAGGAATGAATTCTACATCGATGCCTCCCACAGTGACGTCATTAGAAGTTAGCAAGTCCGTTTCCCAGGAAGGAAAGACGACATTCTCCAAGCAGCAAACATCTTCATCAACCCTTAGCGGAAATCGGAGAACGGGGAAACCAGAAGCTGCAAAGAATACGCAACCAGAGAGCAATTTGGAAACTTCTTTCATTG AGAGGGCAGTGGTCCTATTATTGGCGCtatctgtgataaatttcatcGTACTAGTCGTTGTGGTTATGGTCGTCTACCAGTTTGTCTGGAAGAAAGT CAACCGATGCATAATCAGTGAGCCTCGTTATCAAGATCTGGTGAATCAGCACAGCATGAGTGAAATTAAATTAACACGGATACGAAATGACATCAGAGAAAGTTCTGCCGAGGACAGATGGAGCTGA
- the LOC139138289 gene encoding uncharacterized protein isoform X2 codes for MRFECSLIVFFMVAVAICQADKRYEVNPDCQTWRGASSMCGKRGGRLASIPDDVTHSQLVSLITERGFGHIDFWFDAHDISAEGDWSLFDGTRMSYHNWAEGEPNNYGDGRCGGNQDCAKLWSKRDNFLWDDESCCQENGYICEYTDEGMNSTSMPPTVTSLEVSKSVSQEGKTTFSKQQTSSSTLSGNRRTGKPEAAKNTQPESNLETSFIERAVVLLLALSVINFIVLVVVVMVVYQFVWKKVNRCIISEPRYQDLVNQHSMSEIKLTRIRNDIRESSAEDRWS; via the exons CCGACAAGCGATATGAGGTAAACCCTGACTGCCAGACATGGCGCGGCGCTAGCTCGATGTGCGGGAAGAGAGGTGGCAGGTTAGCGTCCATACCAGATGACGTCACACACTCCCAGTTGGTCTCGTTAATAACCGAACGAGGCTTCGGCCACATCGATTTTTGGTTCGATGCCCATGATATCTCAGCGGAGGGTGATTGGTCGTTGTTCGACGGGACACGAATGTCGTATCACAATTGGGCGGAAGGGGAACCGAACAATTACGGTGACGGAAGATGTGGCGGTAACCAGGACTGTGCAAAACTCTG GTCTAAAAGAGATAATTTTCTGTGGGACGACGAGAGCTGCTGCCAAGAGAACGGATACATTTGCGAATACACAG ATGAAGGAATGAATTCTACATCGATGCCTCCCACAGTGACGTCATTAGAAGTTAGCAAGTCCGTTTCCCAGGAAGGAAAGACGACATTCTCCAAGCAGCAAACATCTTCATCAACCCTTAGCGGAAATCGGAGAACGGGGAAACCAGAAGCTGCAAAGAATACGCAACCAGAGAGCAATTTGGAAACTTCTTTCATTG AGAGGGCAGTGGTCCTATTATTGGCGCtatctgtgataaatttcatcGTACTAGTCGTTGTGGTTATGGTCGTCTACCAGTTTGTCTGGAAGAAAGT CAACCGATGCATAATCAGTGAGCCTCGTTATCAAGATCTGGTGAATCAGCACAGCATGAGTGAAATTAAATTAACACGGATACGAAATGACATCAGAGAAAGTTCTGCCGAGGACAGATGGAGCTGA